The region CCCGAAGCCTCCCTAGCCGCCCACAGCGGCTAGGGGGCGTCGCCAAGAGAATTGACTCGGTTCTCCTGAGCAGGTAATATAGTTAAGGTATACACATCTCCGAGCCGTTCCGCCTGCCGGGTCAACCCGTGGCGGCCGGTCAATGGGCACTGCGGGAAACTGCGGTACCTCCCTTTTGGAAAGGAGACCCACGCGACATGCCCAGCCGCATGTTCCAGGGGCCCTTTCCGAACGGAAGGGGCTTTTTTACTTCAGAAACGATTCTGCGCGGAGACGCGGAGACTCAGAGGACGGCACGGAGAACGGCAAAGGCAATTCTCAGTTATCTGGAATGAACAGGATACAGCAGAAACCCGTTACGGGCCGGAGCACAAGGCTTTTAATCATAGTCGTCCTTGAACTGAGATTTTCTCTGTGGCTCTGTGGCAAACCGTTACCTAAATTACGATTCCAGGAGGAACACCATGAAGATGTTTTCGAGACTCTGCCTGACCCTGGCCCTGATCGCGGGCTTGTGCAGCGCAGCCAGTGCCGGCGAGCGCCTGCGCATGTCCACCACCACCTCCACCGAAAATTCGGGACTGCTCAAGGTGCTCCTGCCCCCTTTTGAAAAGAAGTACAACTGCACGGTTGACGTCATCTCCGTCGGCACCGGCAAGGCCCTGAAACTGGGGGAGACCGGCGATGTGGATGTGGTGCTGGTGCACGCCCGCGCCCTTGAGGACGCCTTTGTGGCCGCCGGTTTCGGGGTCAACCGCCGGGACGTCATGTATAACGACTTTATCATCATCGGCCCCGCCAACGATCCGGCCGGGGTCAAGAGCGCCAAAACCGCCGCCGATGCCTTCAAGCACATCGCCGCCGCCCGGGCCCCCTTCATCTCCCGCGGCGACGAGTCCGGCACCCACCAGAAGGAGAAGGAGATCTGGAAGGCTGCGGGCATGAAACCTGCCGGCACATGGTACGTGGAGTCGGGCCAGGGCATGGGCGAGGTCATCACCATGGCCACCGAGCGGCGGGCCTACACCCTGGCCGACCGGGGCACCTACAACGCCTACCGCTCCGGCAAGACCGACCTGAAGACCGTCTTCGAGGGGGAGAAGGGACTTTTCAACCCCTACGGCGTCATCGCCGTCAACCCCAAGCGTTTCCCCCATGTCAAGAACGCCCTGGCCATGAAGTTCATCGACTACATCACCGGTCCCGAGGGACAGAAGGTCATTGCGACCTTCCGGGTCCACGGGGACCCGGTCTTCTTCACCTACGGCACGAAGGGGCGCTGAGTGGGCTTCATCGCCGAATCCCTGCATACCTCGGTCGCGCTGATCGCCTCCTTCGACCCGGAGGTCTTTGCGACGGTTACGACCTCCCTGGCGGTTTCCGGCGGCGCCATCGTCCTGGCGGCGGCGGTCGGGATCCCGGCCGGGGTTGCGGTGGGACTGCACGAGTTTCCCCTGAAACGGGCCGCCATAACGCTCTTGAATACGCTCATGGCCATGCCGACCGTCGTGGTGGGCCTC is a window of Geobacter sp. FeAm09 DNA encoding:
- a CDS encoding substrate-binding domain-containing protein — protein: MKMFSRLCLTLALIAGLCSAASAGERLRMSTTTSTENSGLLKVLLPPFEKKYNCTVDVISVGTGKALKLGETGDVDVVLVHARALEDAFVAAGFGVNRRDVMYNDFIIIGPANDPAGVKSAKTAADAFKHIAAARAPFISRGDESGTHQKEKEIWKAAGMKPAGTWYVESGQGMGEVITMATERRAYTLADRGTYNAYRSGKTDLKTVFEGEKGLFNPYGVIAVNPKRFPHVKNALAMKFIDYITGPEGQKVIATFRVHGDPVFFTYGTKGR